Proteins from one Corynebacterium epidermidicanis genomic window:
- the crgA gene encoding cell division protein CrgA, giving the protein MPKAKVSQNAVPISSNADNRTPVKISSSGTPIWYKVIMFGLMLAGLLWLVVNYLAGTDISVMRELGPWNYGIGFGLFILGLLMTMGWR; this is encoded by the coding sequence ATGCCTAAGGCAAAGGTTTCACAGAACGCCGTTCCGATTAGTTCTAATGCGGATAATCGTACTCCGGTGAAGATTAGTTCTTCGGGCACGCCGATTTGGTACAAGGTCATTATGTTTGGCCTGATGCTGGCTGGTTTGTTGTGGCTCGTGGTTAATTATTTGGCGGGCACTGATATTTCGGTGATGCGTGAGCTGGGTCCGTGGAACTATGGCATCGGCTTTGGTTTGTTCATTTTGGGTCTGCTGATGACCATGGGGTGGCGTTAG
- a CDS encoding potassium-transporting ATPase subunit C — translation MKSYLRNMVAGFVAVVLCMVGLGLVYPASVWAVSRLTAERAEGHVVYDGDCAVASRLLADGREGAGWFVGRAPGMTNLGPAAPELTESIGKLKQEIAQREGVAEADVPADAVTGSGSGVDSDISPEYAQLQVPRVARERGMTPDEVAELVAQATVPRGLGVLGEEVVNVSRLNLSLPGGERCN, via the coding sequence ATGAAGAGCTATCTGCGCAATATGGTGGCGGGTTTTGTCGCCGTGGTGCTATGCATGGTGGGCCTGGGGCTGGTTTATCCCGCGAGCGTGTGGGCGGTGTCCCGCCTCACCGCGGAGCGCGCCGAGGGGCACGTGGTCTACGACGGCGACTGCGCGGTGGCATCCCGATTGCTGGCCGATGGCAGGGAAGGAGCCGGTTGGTTCGTGGGCCGCGCGCCGGGCATGACCAACTTGGGCCCGGCTGCGCCGGAGTTGACCGAGTCCATCGGGAAGCTGAAGCAGGAGATTGCCCAGCGGGAAGGGGTCGCCGAAGCTGATGTTCCCGCCGATGCCGTCACTGGATCGGGTTCGGGTGTCGATAGTGATATCAGCCCCGAATACGCCCAACTGCAGGTCCCGCGTGTGGCCCGTGAGCGGGGGATGACGCCGGATGAGGTCGCCGAGCTCGTCGCCCAGGCTACGGTGCCGCGTGGTCTCGGTGTGCTGGGTGAGGAAGTGGTCAATGTTTCCCGGTTGAACCTGTCTTTGCCAGGCGGGGAGCGCTGCAACTAG
- the kdpB gene encoding potassium-transporting ATPase subunit KdpB, producing the protein MKVKADDNKSSASAALKILPRKMLPQAQARNPVLFVVWVGALLTTLFSIGQPSVYAWTVTVWLWATIAFAAFAEAFAEGRGAAQADSLRAVRDDAMANLITADGVVQVAAAELKRGSEVLVSAGETIPGDGDVIEGAATVDESAITGESAPVLREAGGDRCAVTGGTVVISDQIRMRITSEPGETFVDKMIGLVEGAQRRKTPNEIALSILLSTLTILFLIAVVALAPSGLFAGVRLEPLSLIALLVCLIPTTIAALLSAVGIAGMNRLVQHNVLATSGRAVEAAGDVATLLLDKTGTITYGNRQATALFVAEGIEENYAAAAARVASIADETPEGRSIVTWLTFTYDLPAEASAAEKTAEIIPFTATTRMSGIDIDGRILRKGAGDAVRAWVEEAGGKWPTTVENEIERIAQDGGTPLPVAEETADGARRVLAVVQLTDVVKPGMAERFAEMRAMGIKTVMVTGDNPLTAAAIAREAGVDDFIAEATPEDKLARIKQEQASGRMVAMTGDGTNDAPALAQADVGVAMNTGTSAAKEAANMVDLDSDPTKLIDVVRIGKQLLITRGALTTFSLANDLAKYFAILPALFASQLPQLGRLNIMHLHSPQSAIVSAVIFNALIIVALIPLALKGVSYKPASAASLLRRNLGIWGLGGVITPFIGIWLIDLVVQLLPGM; encoded by the coding sequence ATGAAGGTGAAGGCTGACGACAATAAGTCGTCGGCAAGCGCTGCGCTTAAGATTCTGCCGCGTAAGATGTTGCCCCAAGCTCAAGCCCGCAACCCGGTGTTGTTCGTGGTGTGGGTGGGGGCGCTGCTCACCACGTTGTTCTCGATCGGGCAACCGAGTGTGTACGCCTGGACGGTCACCGTGTGGCTGTGGGCGACGATCGCGTTCGCCGCGTTCGCCGAGGCATTCGCGGAAGGTCGCGGCGCAGCCCAGGCGGATAGTTTGCGCGCGGTGCGTGACGACGCCATGGCGAATCTCATCACCGCCGATGGCGTGGTGCAGGTGGCGGCCGCCGAACTCAAGCGTGGCTCTGAAGTGCTGGTGAGCGCCGGGGAAACGATCCCGGGCGATGGTGACGTCATCGAGGGTGCCGCCACGGTGGACGAGTCCGCAATCACGGGTGAATCCGCACCCGTGCTGCGTGAGGCCGGTGGCGATCGCTGCGCCGTGACTGGTGGCACGGTGGTCATTTCGGATCAGATCCGGATGCGGATCACGTCAGAGCCGGGCGAGACGTTTGTTGACAAGATGATTGGGCTGGTGGAGGGCGCGCAACGCCGGAAAACCCCCAATGAGATCGCGCTCAGTATCTTGCTGTCCACCCTCACGATCCTGTTCCTCATCGCGGTGGTAGCGCTCGCCCCGTCCGGCCTGTTCGCCGGGGTGCGCCTGGAGCCACTGTCGCTCATTGCCCTGTTGGTGTGCCTGATCCCGACGACTATCGCCGCGCTACTATCCGCAGTGGGCATCGCGGGCATGAACCGTCTGGTGCAGCACAACGTGCTGGCCACCTCTGGGCGTGCGGTGGAAGCCGCGGGCGACGTGGCGACGCTTCTGCTGGATAAAACCGGCACGATCACCTACGGAAATCGGCAGGCCACAGCGCTATTTGTGGCCGAGGGGATTGAGGAAAACTACGCTGCCGCGGCGGCGCGGGTAGCGTCGATCGCGGATGAGACTCCGGAAGGCCGGTCGATCGTCACCTGGCTGACCTTCACCTATGACCTCCCCGCCGAGGCGAGTGCAGCGGAAAAGACCGCAGAGATCATCCCGTTCACCGCTACTACCCGCATGTCGGGTATCGACATTGATGGTCGCATCTTGCGTAAGGGTGCTGGTGACGCGGTGCGGGCGTGGGTCGAGGAAGCCGGTGGAAAGTGGCCCACCACGGTGGAAAATGAGATCGAACGCATCGCCCAGGACGGCGGTACTCCGCTGCCAGTGGCGGAAGAAACCGCAGATGGTGCGCGCCGGGTGTTGGCGGTAGTCCAGCTGACGGACGTCGTAAAGCCTGGTATGGCGGAGCGCTTCGCGGAGATGCGCGCCATGGGCATCAAGACGGTGATGGTCACCGGCGATAACCCGCTGACGGCCGCGGCGATCGCGCGGGAGGCTGGAGTGGATGACTTCATCGCGGAGGCCACTCCAGAGGATAAGCTCGCGCGCATCAAGCAGGAGCAGGCCAGCGGACGCATGGTCGCGATGACCGGCGACGGCACCAATGACGCCCCGGCGCTCGCGCAGGCCGACGTGGGCGTAGCGATGAACACGGGCACCTCCGCAGCCAAGGAAGCCGCGAACATGGTCGACCTTGACTCCGACCCGACGAAGCTTATCGACGTCGTTCGCATCGGCAAACAGTTGCTCATCACCCGCGGCGCGTTGACCACGTTTTCGCTGGCCAACGACCTCGCCAAGTACTTCGCGATCCTTCCCGCACTCTTTGCCAGCCAGCTGCCACAGCTGGGACGGCTCAACATCATGCATCTGCATTCGCCGCAGTCAGCGATTGTGTCCGCGGTGATCTTCAACGCGCTGATTATCGTCGCGTTGATCCCGCTGGCGCTGAAGGGCGTGAGCTACAAACCGGCCTCCGCCGCTAGTTTGCTGCGCCGCAACCTGGGAATTTGGGGGTTGGGTGGCGTGATTACCCCGTTCATTGGCATCTGGTTGATTGACCTGGTCGTCCAGCTACTACCTGGAATGTAA
- the kdpA gene encoding potassium-transporting ATPase subunit KdpA: MTGGFVPGIAQAAVLVAMLAAAYVPLGNWMAKVYQSEKDWGIEKFIYGVLRVDPKQGQTWRNYAKALLGFSLASIIALYALQRLQTVLPSFGNPREEAVEPYMAFNTAASFVANTNWQSYSGEATLTNAVQMLGLTVQNFASAAVGMAVAIVLTRALGHLPFRSGSQAEPGLVGNFWVDLTRGLVRVLLPVAFLIAVALVALGTMQSFGSNLVTHLGVEIPRAPVASQEAIKLLGTNGGGIFGANSAHPFENPNSITNVIEIFSLLVIPFALFRTFGVMLGNQRQAYTLLGVAGGIWAAMLVLVTWAQHTLVGAAAQAAGANTEGLEARFGVNASALFAVSTTGTSTGAVNSMHDSYSPLGGGLLILNMLLGEIAPGGVGTGLYGLLIVSILTVFIGGLLVGRSPEFLGNRITKQEISAVCLYILTMPILVLAGVGASLAQQKLVQDSATNMGEAGTAQNAHGISEVLYAYTSASNNNGSAFAGLTVTDPWWQVTLGAAMLLGRFLPIVFTLYLAGSLAKQRPQATTAGSLPTTGLTFATLTIGVIILVAALTFFPILSLGPLSEALV, from the coding sequence ACAAACGTGGCGCAATTATGCCAAGGCGCTGCTGGGGTTCTCGCTGGCGTCGATAATTGCGCTGTACGCGCTGCAGCGGCTGCAGACGGTGTTGCCGAGCTTCGGAAATCCCCGCGAGGAAGCGGTCGAGCCGTACATGGCGTTTAACACCGCGGCGTCGTTTGTGGCGAATACGAACTGGCAGTCCTACTCCGGTGAGGCGACGCTGACCAATGCGGTGCAAATGCTCGGCCTGACGGTGCAGAATTTCGCATCGGCCGCCGTCGGTATGGCGGTGGCGATCGTGCTGACCCGCGCGCTCGGGCACCTGCCGTTTCGGTCCGGTAGCCAGGCCGAACCTGGCCTCGTGGGCAACTTCTGGGTGGACCTAACCCGTGGCTTGGTGCGCGTGCTGCTTCCGGTGGCGTTCCTCATCGCGGTGGCACTGGTTGCGCTGGGCACAATGCAGTCCTTTGGCTCCAACCTGGTGACGCACTTAGGTGTGGAGATCCCGCGTGCCCCGGTGGCCTCCCAGGAAGCCATCAAACTGTTAGGCACTAACGGTGGCGGTATTTTCGGTGCGAATTCCGCGCACCCTTTTGAAAACCCGAACTCGATCACCAACGTCATTGAGATATTTTCCCTGTTGGTCATCCCGTTTGCTCTGTTCCGCACCTTCGGCGTGATGCTCGGCAATCAACGCCAGGCCTACACTCTGCTTGGTGTCGCCGGCGGGATCTGGGCCGCGATGTTGGTGCTGGTCACGTGGGCGCAGCACACCCTGGTGGGCGCTGCGGCGCAGGCAGCCGGCGCAAACACGGAAGGGCTCGAGGCCCGCTTTGGTGTGAATGCTTCGGCGCTGTTCGCAGTCTCGACCACCGGCACCTCCACCGGCGCGGTGAACTCGATGCACGATTCCTATTCGCCACTCGGTGGCGGACTATTGATCCTGAATATGCTGCTCGGTGAAATTGCCCCGGGTGGTGTGGGAACAGGACTCTATGGTCTGCTGATCGTCTCGATCCTCACCGTGTTCATCGGCGGCCTGCTGGTCGGTCGCAGCCCGGAGTTCCTGGGCAATCGCATCACCAAGCAGGAGATTTCCGCGGTGTGCCTCTATATCTTGACCATGCCGATCCTGGTGCTCGCGGGCGTGGGAGCTTCGCTCGCGCAGCAGAAATTGGTGCAAGATTCGGCTACGAACATGGGCGAGGCAGGCACAGCGCAAAATGCGCACGGCATCTCGGAAGTGCTTTACGCTTACACCTCAGCCTCCAACAACAACGGTTCCGCGTTCGCGGGGCTCACCGTTACTGACCCATGGTGGCAGGTCACCCTGGGTGCCGCGATGCTGCTCGGTCGTTTCCTGCCGATCGTGTTCACCCTCTATCTCGCGGGTTCGCTGGCCAAACAGCGCCCACAGGCCACCACCGCCGGCAGCTTGCCGACGACCGGCTTGACCTTCGCCACCTTGACCATCGGAGTGATCATCCTGGTGGCAGCTCTAACATTCTTCCCAATCCTTAGCTTAGGTCCGCTCTCGGAGGCCCTGGTATGA
- a CDS encoding IS3 family transposase (programmed frameshift): MAKRYSQEFKDRAVRMLIDRLADDGSCSQWQAVNEIAPKLGIANESLRRWYEQHLVNAGERQGLTREEHEEIKRLKREVAELRRANEILKTASGFFRSGARPSGPIMIAYIDEYRDRFGVEPICRVLGVSLEGGFITSRGYRLAKSRPASARSIRDRILIDELKKIHTKNYSVYGVRKMWHAVRRAGWDVGRDQVARLMRIGGIEGVRRGRAPITTRPVQEVDSRPDLVNRQFKASRPNQLWVADITYVRTLSGFVYTAFVTDVYSRKIVGWATRSSMKTEALPLEALEQAIQGAKDTLVDLTHHSDHGSQYTSVAYNEKLADYGIKPSTGSVGDSYDNALAEAVNGLYKAELIYSQPWFSLTEVEFATLNWVHWWNHERLHEALGYKSPAEIIDMYNHTRVSELTPV; this comes from the exons ATGGCCAAGAGGTATTCACAGGAGTTCAAGGATCGCGCGGTGCGGATGCTGATCGATCGTTTAGCCGATGATGGCTCGTGTTCTCAGTGGCAGGCGGTCAATGAGATCGCACCGAAGCTAGGGATCGCGAATGAATCGCTGCGCCGCTGGTACGAGCAGCATTTAGTGAACGCGGGTGAACGGCAGGGGCTTACGCGTGAAGAGCATGAGGAGATTAAACGGCTCAAACGCGAGGTTGCGGAGTTGCGGCGGGCGAATGAGATTTTGAAGACTGCTTCGG GCTTTTTTCGCAGCGGAGCTCGACCGTCCGGCCCGATAATGATTGCTTATATTGATGAGTATAGGGATCGTTTCGGGGTCGAGCCGATTTGCCGGGTATTGGGCGTGAGTCTGGAGGGAGGGTTTATCACCTCTCGTGGCTACCGGCTGGCGAAGAGCAGGCCAGCGAGCGCCAGAAGCATACGAGACAGGATCCTGATCGATGAGCTCAAGAAGATCCACACCAAGAATTACAGCGTCTACGGGGTGCGGAAGATGTGGCATGCAGTGCGGCGTGCTGGTTGGGATGTTGGCCGTGACCAGGTGGCTCGGCTCATGAGAATCGGTGGAATTGAGGGTGTTCGCCGGGGACGCGCCCCAATCACAACCCGGCCCGTTCAGGAAGTAGATTCTCGTCCGGATCTGGTCAATCGGCAGTTCAAGGCCAGTAGGCCCAACCAGCTGTGGGTTGCTGATATCACGTATGTACGAACCCTATCCGGCTTCGTGTATACAGCGTTCGTTACTGATGTGTATAGCCGCAAGATTGTGGGTTGGGCGACGCGTTCTTCGATGAAAACCGAGGCGCTACCACTAGAGGCACTCGAGCAGGCCATTCAGGGAGCGAAAGATACTCTGGTGGATCTGACGCATCATTCCGATCATGGCTCGCAATACACGAGTGTTGCCTACAACGAGAAACTCGCTGACTACGGGATCAAGCCCTCCACCGGGAGCGTGGGTGATTCCTACGATAACGCGCTAGCCGAGGCTGTCAACGGCCTGTACAAAGCCGAGCTGATCTATTCCCAGCCCTGGTTCTCACTGACCGAGGTCGAGTTTGCGACGTTGAACTGGGTCCACTGGTGGAACCACGAGCGCCTCCACGAAGCCCTCGGATATAAGAGCCCTGCAGAGATCATCGATATGTATAATCACACCCGGGTCAGCGAGCTGACCCCCGTATAA
- a CDS encoding response regulator — MAKILVVDDDSRLLKTLAINFRARGYDVVTAGTGTDALRLAASASPDVIVLDMGLPDIDGGTVLEGIRGWSNVPVVILTARADPLISAAALDRGADDYVTKPFAMEELLARIRAALRHGGPRPAGTTAVSTPVIEVDDLYIDIASHELRKAGASIHLTPTEWGVLAMLIRAQGALVRKEEILAEVWGESYRDQGHYLRIYTSQLRRKIEDDPSQPRHLLTEPGLGYRFVVG; from the coding sequence GTGGCAAAAATACTCGTAGTTGATGACGACTCCCGGCTGCTCAAAACGCTGGCCATCAACTTCCGAGCGCGTGGCTATGACGTGGTCACCGCAGGGACCGGCACCGACGCCCTGCGGCTGGCAGCCTCGGCCTCGCCCGACGTCATCGTGCTGGACATGGGCCTGCCCGACATCGACGGCGGCACCGTCCTCGAAGGGATCCGTGGCTGGTCCAACGTACCCGTCGTGATCCTCACCGCCCGCGCCGACCCGCTCATCTCCGCAGCCGCCCTGGACCGCGGCGCCGACGACTACGTCACCAAACCCTTCGCCATGGAGGAACTGCTCGCCCGCATCCGCGCTGCCCTACGACATGGGGGCCCGCGCCCGGCCGGCACCACCGCCGTATCGACGCCCGTCATCGAAGTCGACGACCTATATATCGACATCGCCAGCCACGAACTACGCAAAGCCGGCGCATCCATCCACCTCACCCCGACCGAATGGGGAGTCCTCGCGATGCTCATCCGCGCCCAAGGGGCCCTGGTGCGCAAAGAAGAAATCCTGGCGGAAGTCTGGGGCGAAAGCTACCGCGACCAAGGCCACTACCTGCGAATTTACACATCCCAGCTGCGACGCAAGATCGAAGACGACCCCTCCCAACCACGACACCTCCTGACAGAGCCAGGGTTGGGGTATCGGTTTGTGGTTGGGTGA
- a CDS encoding ATP-binding protein translates to MSEEMSHNGRPRPGTLKIYLGAAPGVGKTCAMLNEAQALQASGKKVLVGIVEDHGRTYTRQLAEGLPRQALLPGVGRGELNVAGVLAAAPQVAVVDEFAHSNPTGARHAKRWGDVQELLDAGIDVISTMNIQHLESLNDVVSEITGITQQETVPDEVVRAADTIELVDISPEFLRTRLSDGHVYSAERIGPALNNYFRLGNLTALRELALLWLADQVDDALNKYRTEQHITDTWETKERVVVAVENAAHAEPLIRRGRRIATKSSAELLVVHVISGDSFTTGNTATLARLQELAEDVGAKLHQVTGDTVPEALLNFARAANATQLVLGATPRRRYARLLGESVAEAVLRNSGKIDCHMVNLPLKSRSRVRALFQLPSTGWLGIAWRWLSALVAPALLTVLLEWWGAQDLGTGTIAAFYFALILAMSLVAGLGPALLTAVVSGLVVNWYFTPPLHTFNISEPANAVVLVVMVATAFAVGILVQRAQQERLRAAGAARDAELLTIFSRAALGEEPVERLLAKVAEAFGCSSAAVRDPAGVELARWDSIHGPTGGEVTTHVDAHNGQVRLTLVGPAPAAKDRALVLVVADYLAGVFWQQALAREAARADAIAAADDLRRALLASVGHDLRTPLATAKLAVSSLRSSEVEFSAQDREDLLVGVEESIDQLTDLVTNLLDSSRLAAGAVTARRDVVSIAEVVHRAVASCSFGASVDTMRRVVVDPSVRIQCVADAALLERVVANLVDNALRYSTGLVWISGQLIDASVLLTVSDTGPGVTPDMHEKMFQPFQRLGDTNNDNGVGLGLSVVKGFVEAMNGSVTVLDGPGAAFVVRLPAETAAAEEGGAGGKNTRS, encoded by the coding sequence ATGAGCGAGGAGATGTCGCATAACGGGCGCCCACGCCCCGGCACGTTGAAGATTTACCTGGGCGCGGCCCCCGGCGTGGGTAAGACCTGCGCAATGCTTAACGAGGCGCAAGCCCTGCAGGCTTCCGGCAAGAAGGTCCTGGTAGGCATCGTCGAAGACCACGGTCGCACCTACACTCGGCAGCTCGCGGAGGGGCTGCCCCGCCAGGCGCTGCTGCCCGGGGTGGGGCGCGGTGAGCTCAATGTCGCCGGGGTGTTGGCGGCCGCCCCGCAGGTCGCCGTGGTGGACGAGTTCGCCCACTCCAACCCGACAGGCGCGCGACACGCCAAGCGCTGGGGCGACGTGCAGGAGCTTCTCGACGCCGGCATCGACGTCATCTCCACGATGAACATCCAGCACCTCGAATCCCTCAATGACGTGGTCAGCGAGATCACCGGAATCACGCAGCAGGAAACCGTACCGGATGAAGTGGTGCGCGCCGCCGACACCATCGAGCTGGTGGACATCTCGCCCGAATTCCTACGCACTCGGCTCAGCGACGGCCACGTCTACAGCGCAGAGCGGATCGGGCCCGCACTGAACAACTACTTCCGGCTCGGCAACCTCACCGCGCTACGCGAACTAGCCCTGTTATGGCTCGCCGATCAAGTCGACGACGCGCTGAACAAGTACCGCACCGAACAACACATCACCGACACCTGGGAAACAAAGGAGCGGGTGGTGGTGGCGGTGGAAAACGCCGCGCACGCCGAGCCATTGATTCGCCGCGGGCGTCGGATTGCCACCAAGTCCTCCGCGGAACTGCTGGTGGTCCACGTGATCAGCGGTGATTCCTTTACTACGGGCAACACCGCGACGCTGGCCCGGCTGCAGGAACTCGCCGAGGACGTGGGCGCCAAGTTGCACCAGGTAACTGGCGACACCGTGCCGGAAGCCCTGCTGAATTTCGCGCGGGCCGCGAATGCGACCCAGTTGGTGCTGGGGGCGACGCCGCGGCGTCGATATGCCCGGCTCCTCGGCGAATCAGTGGCGGAGGCGGTGCTGCGTAACTCCGGCAAGATTGACTGCCATATGGTGAACCTGCCACTGAAATCACGGTCGCGGGTGCGGGCCCTTTTTCAGCTGCCAAGCACCGGCTGGTTGGGTATTGCCTGGCGGTGGCTCAGCGCCCTGGTGGCGCCGGCGCTGCTCACGGTGCTGCTGGAATGGTGGGGCGCGCAGGATCTGGGCACGGGCACAATCGCGGCGTTTTATTTTGCGTTGATTCTGGCGATGAGTTTGGTCGCCGGGCTCGGGCCGGCGCTGCTGACCGCTGTGGTGTCGGGGTTGGTCGTGAACTGGTATTTCACCCCGCCGCTGCACACGTTCAACATTTCCGAGCCTGCTAACGCGGTGGTGCTGGTGGTCATGGTGGCTACCGCGTTCGCGGTGGGCATTCTGGTTCAGCGCGCGCAGCAGGAACGCCTGCGGGCAGCTGGTGCTGCCCGAGACGCCGAGCTGCTGACCATCTTTTCCCGGGCGGCGCTAGGGGAAGAACCCGTCGAAAGGCTGCTGGCCAAAGTTGCGGAAGCCTTCGGCTGCTCCAGCGCGGCGGTGCGAGATCCGGCCGGGGTGGAGCTCGCCCGATGGGACTCGATTCACGGCCCGACTGGCGGGGAAGTCACCACGCATGTCGATGCGCACAACGGCCAGGTGCGCCTCACGCTCGTCGGTCCCGCCCCCGCAGCGAAAGACCGAGCATTGGTGCTGGTAGTAGCTGATTACCTGGCCGGGGTGTTCTGGCAGCAGGCACTCGCACGGGAAGCAGCCCGCGCCGACGCGATCGCCGCCGCCGACGACCTCCGCCGCGCGCTCCTGGCCTCCGTGGGACACGACTTGCGCACGCCCCTGGCCACCGCGAAGTTGGCGGTATCCTCGCTGCGCAGCTCAGAGGTCGAATTCAGCGCGCAAGACCGGGAAGACCTACTGGTTGGTGTGGAGGAAAGCATCGATCAGCTCACCGATCTGGTCACCAACCTGCTCGACTCCTCGCGGCTCGCGGCCGGTGCTGTCACGGCGCGCCGGGATGTGGTTAGTATCGCCGAGGTCGTGCACCGCGCCGTCGCATCCTGCTCCTTCGGCGCGTCCGTGGACACCATGCGCCGCGTCGTGGTCGACCCTTCCGTGCGGATCCAGTGCGTGGCCGATGCGGCCCTGCTCGAGCGGGTGGTGGCGAACCTCGTCGATAATGCGCTGCGCTACTCGACGGGCCTGGTGTGGATCAGTGGCCAGCTTATCGACGCCTCCGTGCTGCTCACCGTCTCCGACACCGGACCCGGCGTGACGCCTGACATGCACGAAAAGATGTTCCAGCCTTTCCAACGGCTCGGGGACACGAACAACGATAATGGGGTAGGACTCGGGCTTTCCGTGGTCAAAGGATTTGTAGAAGCGATGAATGGTTCCGTGACAGTGCTCGACGGGCCGGGCGCAGCTTTCGTGGTGCGCCTGCCTGCGGAAACTGCCGCGGCCGAGGAAGGCGGTGCTGGTGGCAAAAATACTCGTAGTTGA